From the Mycobacterium sp. DL592 genome, the window CCGCGAGTTGTCGGCGCGCGCCGAGCTGGCCCGAAAAGAGGGCCGGTCCGAGGACGCCGACGAACTCGACAGGCGCATCGCGGGCTATCGCGACGAACTCGCCGAGCGGCCCTGACGGCCACGGCGCCGGTCAGACTGGGCTAGCTGCCCAGCCTGCGGAATGCGCTGCGATGGAACACGATCGGCGCAACGTCGTCGTGCACGGTGATGTCGGTGACGCGGAGAATGACGATGGTGTGGTCGCCGGCCGGCACCAGCTGCTCGATGGCGCTCTCCAGCCACACGCTGGTGCCGTGGATGAACACCGCGCCGTTGCGTGACTCGGTCTGCAGCCCGGCGAAGCGGTCGCCGGTCTTGGCGGCGAGCGTGCGGGCTGCCTGGTCGTGCGCCTCGCCGAGCACGCTGATGCCCAGCGTCGGCAGGTCCTGAAGTTTGGGCCAGGTCTCCGAGGTGTTCTGCACACAGAACGACACCAGCGGCGGATCCAGTGACACCGGGACGAAGGTGGAGGCGGCCAGTCCCACCCTGGTTCCGCCCACTTCGGCGGCGATCGCGATGACACCGGTCGGGAAGTGGCCGAACGCCTCACGCAGCGAACTCGAACTCAATTCGGTATTGCCCATTTGCTCCCAATCATGGCACGTCAGGCCCGTCATTGCCCGGCGTCGTCCCTACGCGATCTTTTTCACAGATGGTCCTTAGCCCTGCCAGGGCGCGAACATATTAACGGTTGAGTAACCTGTCGCCATGTCGAATGTCTCACTCTTGTCGGTGTTGCGTGAGCGGGCGAGTTCGACTCCGGACGACGTCGCGTTCACGTTCACCGATTACGACCAGGACGCCGACGGTATCGCTGACCGCGTCACGTGGGGGCAACTCTACCGGCGCACCGTCAACGTGGCCGAGGAGCTCGGCAGGCACGGCTCTCCCGGCGACCGGGCGCTGATCATCGCTCCGCAGGGGTTGCCTTACGTCGTCGGGTTTCTGGGCGCGATGTGGGCCGGTTTCATCGCGGTTCCGCTGTCGGTGCCAGTGGCGGGTTCCCACGACGAACGCGTGAGCGCCGTGGTGACTGATACCTCGCCCGCCGTGGTGCTGACGACCGCCGCGGTGGCCGATATCGCCGCGCAGTACGTCGACGACGGCGCAGCCGTGATCGCCGTGATCGCCGTGGACATGCTCGACCTGGACGCCCATCAGCCATTGGGCGCCCCGGTCACTGCCGGGCCGGACGTCGCCTACCTGCAGTACACCTCGGGCTCGACCCGGCTGCCCGCGGGCGTGATGATTTCGCATCGCAATGTGTGTGCCAACTTCGAGCAGCTGATGGCCGAATACATGCCTCACCACGGCGGGGAGTTCCCGCCGGGGACAACGCTGGTCTCGTGGCTGCCGTTCTACCACGACATGGGGCTGATACTCGGGATCGCTGCGCCGATCCTCAGCGGACACCCGGCCGACCTGATGAGCCCGTTGGCGTTCCTGTCCCGCCCGGCGCGATGGCTGGAGACCATGGCCCGCCAGCCCAGGGCGTGGTCGGGTGCGCCCAACTTCGCCTTCGATCTCACCGCACGCCGCACCACCGATGAGGAGCTGCAGTACCTCGACTTCAGCGGTGTCGTCGGGGTGATCAACGGCGCTGAACGGATTCACCCCGAGACGTTGTCCCGCTTCAACAAACGCCTGGCGCCCAACGGGTTTCGCCCCGAGATGATCGTGCCGTCGTATGGCCTGGCCGAAGCGACGGTGTTCGTCGCCAGCGGTGGCGCAGAGCGGGCGCCCGAAACCGTCGAGTTCGACGCCAACCGGCTGAGCCAGAACACGGCGGTGCGCAAACCCGGTGGGACTGAACTGCTGCGTTACCAGATCCCGCGCTCACCATTGCTACGCATCGTCGACTCCGAGACCTGCCGGCTGTGCGCGGACGGCACCGTCGGGGAGATCTGGGTCCACGGCGACAACGTCTCCGCCGGCTACTGGCGCAAGCCCGAGCAGACCGGGTCAGCATTCGGTGCGCATGTGGTCGATGCACCCGACGGGCTCGACCTTCCCACCGAGGGCTGGCTGCGCACCGGCGACCAGGGCTTCATCTCCGACGGGGAACTGTTCGTGGTCGGCCGTATCAAGGACATGCTGATCGTGCGCGGACGTAACCACTACTCCGACGACATCGAGGCGACGGTACAGCGGATAACCCGCGGGCGGGTGGCCGCCATCGCCGTGGCCGACGAAGACACCGAGAAACTGGTCACCATCGTGGAACTCAAGAAGACCGGCGATTCCGATACGCTCACCACGGTGAAAAACGATGTCATCGCGGCGATCTCGCGCGTCCACGGTCTGCAGGTCTCCGACATCGTGCTCGTGGAAGCCGGGGCCTTACCCACCACCACCAGTGGCAAGGTTCGACGTGCTGCCAGTGCCGAGCAGTACCGGCAAGGTCAATTCGTGCGGTTGGACGTGTCACCGACCAGCTGATGTGGTTCACCCTGCTGGTGATGGCCGCCGCCGTCAGTGTGGAGCCGTTCCGCGTCGGGATGACCGTGCTGATGCTCAATCGGCCGCGACCGGTCCTGCAGCTCACCGCGTTTCTGTTCGGCGGATTCCTGATGGGTCTGACCGTCGGTGCCGTCGTGGTTTTCGCGCTCGGGGCCCATATCACCGCGCGCTCTGACGTCACCCTGCCGATGGTGCAGATCGCCATCGGAGCACTGGCACTGCTGGCGTCGCTGGCCCTGGCGGTCACCAGGGGCCGGGAACGACCGCCACCGGACTGGCTGCGCCGGGCGCTCACCAGGCCGTCGCTGGTGTGGGCCGGGGTCGCCGGTCTCGGGATCGCCCTGCCCTCGGTCGACTACCTGGCGGCGCTGGCCGTCATCGCCGCCGCGGACGTCACCTCGACGACCCGGGTGGCCGCACTGGTGATGTTCAACGTGGTGGCTTTCGCCCTGGTGGAGTTGCCGCTGCTGGCCTATCTGGTCGCCCCGCAGCGCACCTACGCCGCGACCACCGCCGTACATCGCTGGATTCGGGCCAGAAGCCGTCGTGAAGTCGCAGCGCTGCTGGCGGTGATCGGAGCCGTTCTGCT encodes:
- a CDS encoding GAP family protein encodes the protein MWFTLLVMAAAVSVEPFRVGMTVLMLNRPRPVLQLTAFLFGGFLMGLTVGAVVVFALGAHITARSDVTLPMVQIAIGALALLASLALAVTRGRERPPPDWLRRALTRPSLVWAGVAGLGIALPSVDYLAALAVIAAADVTSTTRVAALVMFNVVAFALVELPLLAYLVAPQRTYAATTAVHRWIRARSRREVAALLAVIGAVLLIAGLAPGLASV
- a CDS encoding AMP-binding protein — its product is MSNVSLLSVLRERASSTPDDVAFTFTDYDQDADGIADRVTWGQLYRRTVNVAEELGRHGSPGDRALIIAPQGLPYVVGFLGAMWAGFIAVPLSVPVAGSHDERVSAVVTDTSPAVVLTTAAVADIAAQYVDDGAAVIAVIAVDMLDLDAHQPLGAPVTAGPDVAYLQYTSGSTRLPAGVMISHRNVCANFEQLMAEYMPHHGGEFPPGTTLVSWLPFYHDMGLILGIAAPILSGHPADLMSPLAFLSRPARWLETMARQPRAWSGAPNFAFDLTARRTTDEELQYLDFSGVVGVINGAERIHPETLSRFNKRLAPNGFRPEMIVPSYGLAEATVFVASGGAERAPETVEFDANRLSQNTAVRKPGGTELLRYQIPRSPLLRIVDSETCRLCADGTVGEIWVHGDNVSAGYWRKPEQTGSAFGAHVVDAPDGLDLPTEGWLRTGDQGFISDGELFVVGRIKDMLIVRGRNHYSDDIEATVQRITRGRVAAIAVADEDTEKLVTIVELKKTGDSDTLTTVKNDVIAAISRVHGLQVSDIVLVEAGALPTTTSGKVRRAASAEQYRQGQFVRLDVSPTS
- a CDS encoding flavin reductase family protein; translation: MGNTELSSSSLREAFGHFPTGVIAIAAEVGGTRVGLAASTFVPVSLDPPLVSFCVQNTSETWPKLQDLPTLGISVLGEAHDQAARTLAAKTGDRFAGLQTESRNGAVFIHGTSVWLESAIEQLVPAGDHTIVILRVTDITVHDDVAPIVFHRSAFRRLGS